One stretch of Streptomyces sp. MMBL 11-1 DNA includes these proteins:
- a CDS encoding IucA/IucC family protein, translating to MNPTPASEADSHGTPQHRGQDGPAAPGTVEATTVPRQKSVHHTDPNPPAYGAGPGSEAATDQDRRPDALDDPDPLRAADAAGTESLLRCWTRENGLPRPAGDTLRIAFPASGTALLAPVHYWSATGAHRFGAPALENAPAGAPHADAATVAVLISREGGASGAGDLVARVADSVRHTAGFIDRRRRDPADPAEADLFLTAEQSLLLGHPLHPTPKSREGLSESESRRYSPELHGSFPLHWFAVDRSLIATDSAWTEDGPATADELLAPHAAGLSLPSGTVAVPVHPWQAADLLHRPQVRALAAAGLLRDLGPHGEPWHPTSSIRTVHRPGAQVMLKLSLGVRITNSRRENLRKELHRGVEVHRLLSTGLAERWQREHPGFDIVRDPAWLAVDDPEGVPVTGLDVMLRHNPFGPGDDAACIAGLTAQRPRPGRPGMRSRLAEVITGLAARTGRTADAVSVAWFCRYLHHVVRPVLWLDAHGGVALEAHQQNTLVLLDPDGWPVGGRYRDNQGYYFRDSRRAELEQRLPGIGVVSDTFVSDQVTDERFAYYLGINNILGLIGAFGAQRLADEQELLTALRRFLTETAELGSPLPAYLLDHRQLRCKANLLTRLHGLDELVGPVDTQSVYVTIANPLHS from the coding sequence GTGAACCCCACCCCCGCTTCCGAGGCCGACAGCCACGGAACCCCCCAGCACCGAGGGCAGGACGGACCGGCCGCCCCCGGCACGGTCGAGGCGACGACCGTGCCCCGTCAGAAATCCGTGCACCACACCGACCCGAACCCCCCTGCGTACGGGGCTGGTCCGGGATCCGAAGCGGCGACGGACCAGGACCGCAGGCCCGATGCACTGGACGACCCGGACCCGCTGAGGGCCGCCGACGCGGCGGGCACGGAGAGCCTCCTGCGGTGCTGGACCCGCGAGAACGGCCTGCCCCGCCCCGCCGGCGACACCCTGCGCATCGCCTTCCCCGCCAGCGGCACCGCCCTGCTCGCCCCCGTGCACTACTGGTCCGCCACCGGAGCCCACCGCTTCGGCGCCCCCGCCCTGGAGAACGCCCCCGCCGGCGCCCCGCACGCCGACGCCGCCACCGTCGCCGTCCTCATCAGCCGTGAGGGCGGCGCGAGCGGCGCGGGCGATCTGGTCGCCCGGGTCGCCGACTCCGTACGCCACACCGCCGGCTTCATCGACCGGCGGCGGCGCGACCCGGCGGACCCCGCCGAGGCCGACCTCTTCCTCACCGCCGAACAGTCCCTGCTGCTCGGCCACCCCCTCCACCCCACGCCCAAGAGCCGCGAGGGCCTCTCCGAATCGGAGTCCCGCCGCTATTCGCCCGAGCTGCACGGGTCCTTCCCGCTCCACTGGTTCGCCGTCGACCGGTCGCTGATCGCCACCGACTCCGCCTGGACCGAGGACGGCCCGGCCACCGCCGACGAACTGCTCGCCCCGCACGCCGCAGGCCTCAGCCTGCCCTCCGGCACCGTGGCCGTCCCCGTGCACCCCTGGCAGGCCGCCGATCTGCTCCACCGCCCCCAGGTCCGGGCCCTCGCCGCCGCCGGCCTGCTCCGCGACCTCGGCCCGCACGGCGAACCCTGGCACCCCACCTCCTCCATCCGCACCGTGCACCGGCCCGGGGCACAGGTGATGCTCAAGCTCTCCCTCGGCGTACGCATCACCAACTCCCGCCGGGAGAACCTCCGCAAGGAGCTGCACCGGGGCGTCGAGGTCCACCGCCTCCTGTCGACCGGACTCGCCGAACGCTGGCAGCGGGAACACCCCGGCTTCGACATCGTCCGGGACCCCGCCTGGCTCGCCGTCGACGACCCCGAGGGCGTACCCGTCACGGGGCTCGACGTGATGCTCCGCCACAACCCCTTCGGCCCGGGCGACGACGCCGCCTGCATCGCGGGACTCACCGCACAGCGCCCCCGGCCCGGCCGGCCCGGCATGCGCTCCCGGCTCGCCGAGGTCATCACCGGACTGGCCGCCCGCACCGGCCGCACCGCCGACGCCGTCTCCGTCGCATGGTTCTGCCGCTATCTGCACCACGTCGTGCGCCCCGTCCTCTGGCTCGACGCCCACGGCGGAGTCGCCCTCGAAGCCCACCAGCAGAACACCCTCGTCCTCCTCGACCCGGACGGCTGGCCCGTCGGCGGCCGCTACCGGGACAACCAGGGCTACTACTTCCGGGACTCCCGCCGCGCCGAGCTGGAACAACGGCTCCCCGGCATCGGCGTCGTCAGTGACACCTTCGTCTCCGACCAGGTCACCGACGAGCGGTTCGCCTACTACCTCGGCATCAACAACATCCTGGGCCTGATCGGCGCGTTCGGGGCCCAGCGCCTGGCCGACGAGCAGGAACTCCTCACCGCCCTGCGCCGATTCCTCACCGAGACCGCGGAACTGGGCTCACCCCTGCCCGCGTATCTCCTGGACCACCGCCAACTGCGCTG